A single window of Hippocampus zosterae strain Florida chromosome 15, ASM2543408v3, whole genome shotgun sequence DNA harbors:
- the cryz gene encoding quinone oxidoreductase, producing the protein MSGFKVMRAIRVSQFGEPSVLKLCADVKVPQPGSGQVLIRVHACGVNPVETYIRAGTYARKPPLPYTPGTDVAGVVESIGDGVTAVKAGDRVFTTSTLSGGYAEFAVAADESVYKLPDSLDFSQGAAIGIPYFTAYRALVHKAHVKAGETVLVHGASGGVGLATCQLARMLGLRVMGTAGTQQGMELAAKNGAHLVFNHREEDYIGKIMDATEGQGVDVIVEMLSNINLNHDLQMLTFGGRVTIVGSRGSIEMNPRDTMAKESSIIGVSLFSATPAERKECAALLFAGMETGRLRPIVGEEYRLDQAAQAHRDIIQSRGATGKMVLTM; encoded by the exons atgtcgGGCTTCAAAGTGATGAGAGCAATTCGAGTGAGTCAATTCGGAGAGCCTTCTGTCCTCAAACTGTGCGCCGATGTGAAAGTTCCACAGCCTGGAAGCGGACAA GTGTTAATCCGTGTCCATGCATGTGGAGTGAACCCTGTGGAAACCTACATCCGAGCTGGGACCTACGCCCGGAAGCCCCCACTTCCGTACACACCTGGCACCGACGTGGCCGGCGTGGTCGAAAGTATTGGCGACGGCGTCACGGCAGTGAAG GCAGGGGATCGTGTTTTTACCACATCCACCCTGTCCGGAGGCTATGCGGAATTTGCCGTTGCCGCAGATGAGAGCGTCTACAAGTTGCCCGATTCTTTAGATTTCAGCCAGGGAGCAGCCATCGGCATCCCATACTTCACCGCCTACAGAGCTCTGGTTCACAA GGCCCATGTAAAGGCTGGAGAGACCGTCCTCGTCCATGGAGCCAGTGGAGGG GTCGGTCTGGCAACATGTCAGCTCGCCCGCATGCTGGGCCTCAGAGTGATGGGAACTGCCGGGACCCAACAGGGAATGGAACTTGCGGCCAAAAATGGAGCCCACCTGGTGTTTAATCACAGAGAGGAGGACTATATCGGCAAAATTATG GATGCCACAGAAGGCCAAGGAGTAGATGTGATTGTGGAGATGTTGtccaacatcaacctgaaccaCGATCTCCAAATGTTGACGTTTGGAGGACGCGTCACG ATTGTGGGCTCCAGAGGGTCCATTGAAATGAACCCCAGAGACACAATGGCCAAAGAGAGCAGCATCATAGGAGTGTCGCTCTTCTCTGCCACACCG GCGGAGAGGAAGGAGTGCGCGGCGCTGCTCTTTGCCGGGATGGAAACTGGTCGGCTGCGTCCAATTGTCGGTGAGGAGTATCGACTGGACCAGGCTGCTCAGGCCCACCGTGACATCATCCAATCTCGAGGGGCCACCGGGAAGATGGTGCTCACCATGTGA